From the genome of Schaalia dentiphila ATCC 17982, one region includes:
- a CDS encoding Asp23/Gls24 family envelope stress response protein codes for MSKNTIPQTGQQRERNENAEEEKTLRGPLQTEHGVTTIDENVVAKIAGMAAREVPGVYDMGNAVRRAFSAVTDRIPNAQTNVAGGVSVQKGETQAAIEITIVIDYGVSIVEVSNAIRRNVIEQLEGTTGLEVVEVNINVTDVHLPDEDADDSEPADLK; via the coding sequence ATGAGCAAGAACACCATCCCCCAGACCGGCCAGCAGCGCGAGCGCAATGAGAACGCCGAAGAGGAAAAGACCCTGCGCGGTCCCCTCCAGACCGAGCACGGCGTGACGACGATCGACGAGAACGTGGTCGCCAAGATCGCCGGAATGGCCGCTCGCGAGGTGCCCGGCGTCTACGACATGGGCAACGCCGTTCGCCGCGCCTTCAGCGCTGTCACGGACCGCATCCCCAACGCCCAGACCAACGTCGCCGGCGGCGTGAGCGTGCAGAAGGGTGAGACCCAGGCTGCCATCGAGATCACCATCGTCATCGACTACGGCGTCTCGATCGTTGAGGTCTCCAACGCGATTCGTCGCAATGTCATCGAGCAGCTTGAGGGCACCACGGGCCTTGAGGTCGTCGAGGTTAACATCAACGTCACCGACGTCCACCTTCCCGACGAAGACGCTGACGATTCCGAACCTGCCGACCTCAAGTGA
- a CDS encoding Asp23/Gls24 family envelope stress response protein, giving the protein MATATQRAIAQPGPSKDSHPSWEDRGTTTIPSRVVSRIAAEAAYETANVGSNAGGLLGIGARHNFYSRPDATCDIYGQVAVIHLNLGLTFPAPLSSVVEDLRQHVCRRVETLTGLTVGKMTIEISWLHPSSHVRKSLT; this is encoded by the coding sequence ATGGCGACCGCGACCCAGCGCGCAATCGCGCAGCCGGGACCCTCCAAGGACTCTCACCCGTCCTGGGAGGACCGCGGCACCACGACCATTCCCTCCCGAGTCGTCTCCCGGATCGCTGCCGAAGCAGCCTACGAAACTGCGAACGTTGGCTCGAACGCAGGTGGACTCCTGGGAATCGGCGCGCGCCACAACTTCTATTCACGCCCCGATGCGACGTGTGACATCTACGGTCAGGTGGCCGTCATCCACCTGAACCTGGGCCTGACCTTTCCAGCACCGCTGTCTTCCGTTGTTGAGGATTTGCGCCAACACGTGTGCCGTCGAGTCGAAACGCTTACTGGACTGACCGTCGGCAAAATGACGATCGAGATCTCCTGGCTCCATCCGAGCAGCCACGTTAGGAAGAGCCTGACATGA